The genomic DNA catgctttgcaggtaaccagtgacgatggagcttgcagcttgggaacgagtagtgtctgttcacccttgtgttgggtgttaccttattttgaatcatgaactttgttttaaactaccttacctatgcttccgctacttattactgttttgaacttaaaactttaaactctgaacttaatatttgctaagcttatgaatagtaagtattacttttgttatcaacttaagtattcggtataattggtggctggatcctggtcagtcacgccctcgaagcgggtgttatccgcaggtggattttgggggtgtgacattagggATGTTTATATGGTTTAGTTaaaaactgtgaaactatttaaATTGGTTTTCGGGTTGATTTCGTGGTCGATTTTTTTAAGTCAGCCGATCGGTATTGAACGGTTTAGTTTACGGTGTCGAGTGGAAACTAGCAGAAAGTAAACCAGGCCGGACCTTAGGCTATACGGGCAACCAGTTTTTGGGCCTTTCCCTTACCCTTCGGTATATTTAATTCTGTTTTCTAAATAGATCTACTAATGTTTCTATAATTTGCTCTTTGTTAGTGCTTTTTTTCAACTTTGTTTTTgctgtatgtttttttttttttaatcaaagtAACAATCGTAATATTTATTAGAGTTTTATTTCAACTTTGcttttgttgtttgtttttttttttttttttttttttttttgtaattttatcAAAGTAACAATTGTATTTTGATCAGAATCGTGTTTGCTCATTACCATAGTGTGTTGTATTCGGATGATGTGTATGTCCAAGCCGTGAAACCAAACCGTTACCAATGGTTTGGTTAGGTTAGGTTAGGTTTTAATTTTAAACGCTTTTACAGTAATCAAAAACTATTACCAAAGGGTTGGCTTATGATTTGATTTAAAACCTTTAAAACTAAACCGTAAACACCCTAACTAAAATGTAACATGAAGCATTATAGAGTTTATGTGGTTTGTCTATGAACATCAATAAATTAATTACCTTAACATATACTTTTATATTAAAGCCTTTCCAATCACCTATCAAAGAAACACGACATCACCTAGATGATTTGAACCGCTTCCTACAAGATGTCGAGAATCACATCTTGTTTTTCTGCTTGATTTGAATTTGCTAATAGACAAAGATGAAAGAAAGTTGGGGCCTAGAGAGACGGCTCCCAGGAGGAATTCCCCAACACAGCTAAAAAGATGTGGTTCACTCTCATGTAATGCCTTAAACGGGCCAGACACATCTAGGGGTTATCTCTATTAGCCCCCCGGCCTAGTAAGCATAGTGTAAGCTACATTGCGTTAGGCCTTACTAGTGGGTTAGTATAcaatataaataatattataaatacgATAAGCAATTAATCTCCTCCTAACGACATGAAAATACAAACGCTTTTGTAACTTACCTTCACTTGTTTCTTAAATGTCGTTCCATCAACTCTTATTGTGAAGCTTCACTTGTTTCTTATGCACATGCAGTTCCATTAGTGTAACGCGAAGCCAGTAACTCTTCTTGTGAAGCAAGTAGTTGTGCACGTGGTGACATATCATGTCTCTATTGTGTGATAACCTGGGGAAATACCAATTTACATATTTAACCTGGGGTCGCGATATAGAACAATCAAGAATAATATACATAAAGACAAAAAGTTATCAACGTTTGATTTCATAGATTGAACAAATTAAAATAAACAAATACTTAATGAGACAAAATGATCATATAAAAATCACGAATGAAGAAAATATACATAGAATTTACTAGGCTAGGAATTCGAATAAGGTCTCTCGAACTCTATGTATGTTTGATGCACAGGACGCTTGTAATGATATGTCCAAGTTATGAGGTTAAATAATATATTGTTGGTGCTCTAACTTTTGAGAAAAGTGTCGACACACATGTATATAATAACACACCAATTATCTTGTAATTTTATGTCTAAAATTTCTTGACTTATTCAATAATGACAACAATTTTGATGAAAAAAAGCTTTATGAAAACTTTCAAGTGagtaaggtgctgtttgttttttcagaggtaaaacgtctgcagtctgcggaccacatctgcagacatctgcagctgaagaggtggaccaaacctctgcagtctgcaagaagaagactgtttgttttttaacctCTGCTAGCTGCTGAAATAAACTGAAATATAAATAAACttattttatttaactttaaAGAGTTTTTTTAACATTCAAACATAAGTAATAGTTATACAATACTgaaataatatttataaaaaaacaataacattttttttaaatcattgaATCCATGCTTTGCATATGAATTTACATCAAGTTTTAACCACATACAAGTTTCAAACAAACATCAAGTTTCAACCACATACAAGTTTCAAACAAACACTAGTCGACATGTGAATTTACATCAAGTTTTAACCACATACAAGTTTCAAACAAACATCAAGTTGCAACCCGATCCGACCTATTTTCATCTGCACTTAATTCAACCCGTTTTGATTTTTGACCGCTTACCCACCAGACCAACCAAGAGAGGACATCTAGACAGAACCTTTTTTATACTCTGTATTCATATCATCAAACTCAAGATTGAGATCTTGCAAGATCCTGCCAAGATAAAATAGTATCAAATGTTACAGGTTTGATAGAAAACAAAAAccatattaataaaaaaaagtaGGCATTCTTTGAACATAACCTCAACAATCAAGGAGAACAACAATTCTATGTAACTAGACACAGAGAACTAACATTCAGTTAACCCTAAATCAGCATCCATCTTTAAATCTAATCCCAAATTCAATAAAACATATAAACATATTCTTTTGATGTTTGAAATGGACAAAAATTTCACCAAACTTCATTTAAGATAAAATAGCAAAATAGAGATCAAACCAGAAAGTAAGTTGCATTAATCACAATCATTATCTTACGGGTCTATACGCCTCCAAAGAGTAAGCTGCATTAATCACAATCATTATCTATTGTTTACTGTTTAGGGTTTAAACATCAAACCTACAAACAACGTGTAAAACTTACGTTTTAGATATGCATCAAATAGGTCCCCTGTGACACCTTCAATGGTGTCGTCTAATGGAAGCACGTGAATCTGTTTCCCGTACTTCACATCCGGACACAGGTGCACCGATACAACATAATCGAGCCGATCCCGGAGGTTTGTTCTAATAACCTTGTTCATTCTAATCTTTGGCTCTTCATAACTTTCGTCAGCAAACGCGATACATACCGTATCTTTCCTTTTCTTCCCCTTCAACCAAGTTTTTCAATACCTAAGCATACTGGTTTTAACCTACAACTAAACAACATGTGACATGAATTTACCATAATTCACCATTTAATTGCATAAAAATTTGACAAAAACTAGCAGTTCATAATAAACATTCAATTCTGAAAACCTAGAAATCTCAAACCCTGCATTCAAGATACTGGTTTTCACCTATAATTAAACTACATGTCACATAATTTTACCGTAAATCACAATTCAATTGCATAAAAATTCAACAAGCCCTAACATTTCATATCCACAGACCTAATTAGCTACAAAATCAAAAGCAACATAAACTTATTATACTCAAATTAAGCTGAAATTCAGAATTAAAATCACCTGATTGGATAAGTAACATGATCTCCAACGTTCTCCGAGTAACCGCAGAGGAAGGAGGAGGAGGGGTGGTCGGCAGAGAGGGAGGAGGAGGTCGGCGGTgtgaaggaggaggaggaggaggaggaggggtGGCCGGTGGTGTAGAGGAGGAGGGGTGGCCGGCAGAGAGGAAGGAGGAGGTCGGCGGTGTGGAGGAGGAGGATGGGTGGCCGGTGGTGTGGAGGAGGAGGGGTGGTCGGCGACGTAGGAGGAGGGGAGAAGGAACTAGGGCAGTGTTTGTTGCATCTGGGATAAAAAAAGAGGAGAAGAGGCATGAAGAGCTTGATCCATGTCTGCATGAAAAAGAGGTCGCGCAGAcctttttttaatgaaaggtcttcgaaaaaacaaacacactgcagactcaaacgtctgcgcgtggtctgcgtggGGTAGACATAAGAGGTCCTGAAGATCTTTtcacaaaaaacaaacaccacctaagaaTTGAAGAAGTAGAAAAATATCACATTATTTCATTTTTAACAACTCTAGATTTTTTAGGATGAGTATACTGCAATCTTTAAAATTTTTTAGGATGAATATACTGCAATCACATTATTTCATTTTTTACAACTCTATGGAATTCATATCCTACCCATCAAAATCTGTGAAAAGTGGTTTTCATATTATAAaaggtataaaaagtggttgtgagtggaggagaaagaaaatgttactgttcatctgtatatttgaagggacactgttcaccccttataattttttttaatatattttgaaagtggttatgagtaGAAGTGAAAGAAAGAGTAAtgataaatgtataaaaaatGTTATTTAATTGAAATGAGAGaaaatttagttatttttagtgtaattatttGATAAAAAATGATGAATATCATGTAAATGCTCTAACAACGCATGACACGTTGCATCCCTATTTTATAAAGTTAAACAATCAAGTCCCTGTTATTAACGGCGTATGCCAAGTTGAGCCCCATTTTCGTTGTTAACCACATAAACTCCCCATTATAGTTTACTCAaaattttaacattttgtttCAACCATTGTCCCCTTGGCAACCATTATTTGTTACATCGTGTGATTTAGGATATAATACAAGGGAATGTTAATCCCTTACTTTAGTACCAAAATTAATAACTTAACCAAATACCAATAATCAATCTCTGATTTTGTTTTACAACTTGGTGCGTTTAGTTTAGTATACCCCTGCCACGTCAGCAAACTCAGCCAACTCAACAAAAGTACACGTGGGAAGAACCAATTGGTCGAATCCAAAGAGGTGACGAAACCAGACCCCATTGTTTAATCAATCGAATTTCCCCGACCTTCGTTCATCTCGAACTTTCGCACCCACATTTCCTAGATTCAAACCCTTACC from Helianthus annuus cultivar XRQ/B chromosome 7, HanXRQr2.0-SUNRISE, whole genome shotgun sequence includes the following:
- the LOC110868017 gene encoding uncharacterized protein LOC110868017, whose product is MQTWIKLFMPLLLFFYPRCNKHCPSSFSPPPTSPTTPPPPHHRPPILLLHTADLLLPLCRPPLLLYTTGHPSSSSSSSFTPPTSSSLSADHPSSSFLCGYSENVGDHVTYPIRILQDLNLEFDDMNTEYKKGSV